The Amycolatopsis sp. NBC_01480 genome segment CAGTGAGTAGACGGCGGTGGTGGACGTGCCCGCGTCCGCCGCCAGCTTGCGCAGCGAGAGCGCCCGGGGCCCGTCGGCCGAGATCAGCTCGCCGGCCCGATCGAGCAGCTTCAGCCGGAGCGCTTCGTCGTGCGTACGGGGACGGGGCATGCGCCCACCGTAACGCGACAGTGTTACGGATGCAGCCGTCAGCAGTGCACCGGCGCCGCGTGCGCGGGGTCGAGGGCATTGCCGACCAGCCCGTACACCGTCTTCGAATAGCTGAGCCCCGCATGGTCGGCGAGGTCGGCCGGGCAGGTGTCCTGCACCCACAGGTTGTGCACGCCGGGCTCGTTGATGAACGCGGCGGTTCCGGCCGGCGTGACCACGAACTCGTTCCGCGTCTCGATCACCGTGTAGTCCACATCGGACTGGGCGATCGGGCCGTCGCCGACGGCGCGGACCACCGGGGAGCCGACGATCTGGTCGGCGCAGGCCGGGCACACGGCACCGACCAGCGCCTCGCCGCCGGGGAACGCCTTGGCCAGGTAGGCCAGTCCGACCAGGCTGGTGCCGTGGGTGGTCGGCGACAGGCCGACGAAGCTGTGCACCTTCGACGCCCCGCCGAGCAGCTTCAGGTAGTACTCGCCGATCAGCCCGCCCTGCGAGTGGCCGATGAGATCCACTTGCGCCGCCCCGGTTTCCGACCGGACCCGGTCGACGAACGAGCTGATCTGCCGCGCGGAATCCGGCACCCGACCGATCGTTTGCAGCACCGATTTCGGGTCGCCGCCGATCGGCGTGCTGTAAACGCAGTAACCGGCGTTGGCCAGCGTCGGGCCGAGGCCGGCCCAGTCGTCGGTCATGTTCCCGAACGTGCCGGTGATCAGCACGACCGGGCGGGGGTGCGCGGCGCTGGGCTCGCACGAAGGCACGTTGACGCCGGGCGGCGGCGCCGACGGATCCTTGAGTGACTGCGCGATCCCGGCGAACAGGTTCGACGTCACGGGATAAGCGGGCGCCGCGACGGCCGGGGCGGCGAACGCGGTCAGCGCGATCGCCGCGAGGATGGCGGGGGACCAGCGGCGGAAATGCTTCGAGGACATCTTCGGCCTCCAAAAGCCATTATCTGAATCACCAATGTTTCAGACTTGAGCACGGACGGTAGCCCGCTGGGCACGCGGGTGCAAGACGCGGTCGTCGGTGGATCGATCCACCGCCCGAAGCGCCCCAATGTGGCGTTGGTTGCGTTGAACGCACCGAACGCCACATTGGGTGCGCCCAGCGCACCGAACGCCACATTGGGGCGTAACCCGGCAGAGCCGCAGGACACTAGGGTGACGTCGTGACCCAGCCCGGACCCCGCGGCCGCTACGCCGGCCGCACCGCGACCGAGCGCCGCGCCGAGCGGCGGGACCGCCTGATGGCCGCGGGGCTGGAGTTGTTCGGCACGGCGGGTTACGCCACGTCCACGGTCGGGCGGGTGTGCCGGGCGGCGAACCTGTCCACCCGCCAGTACTACGAGGAGTTCGCCGGCCGCGAGGCCCTCCTGATCGCGGTGTACGACCAGGTCAACAGCGAGGCGACGGCCGCGGTGACCGACGCTCTGGCCGGGGTCGAAGGCCAGCCGCTGGCCACGCGGATCCGAGTTGCGCTGACCGCGTACGCGTTGAGCACCGCGACCGACCTACGCCGCGCGCGGGTCGCGTACGTGGAGATCATCGGAGTGAATCCCGTCGTCGAAGCGCACCGGATGGCCACGCGCGCTCGCTGGGCCGGGTTGATCCGCGATCTGTTGCGCGCGGGCGTCGCGGCTGGTGAGATCCCCGGCCGCGACTATCGGCTGGCCGCGAGTGCTTACATCGGCGCGGTCAACGGACTGTTGCAGGACTGGTGCGCTACCGAGGACCGGGCGCCGCTGGCGGATG includes the following:
- a CDS encoding TetR/AcrR family transcriptional regulator yields the protein MTQPGPRGRYAGRTATERRAERRDRLMAAGLELFGTAGYATSTVGRVCRAANLSTRQYYEEFAGREALLIAVYDQVNSEATAAVTDALAGVEGQPLATRIRVALTAYALSTATDLRRARVAYVEIIGVNPVVEAHRMATRARWAGLIRDLLRAGVAAGEIPGRDYRLAASAYIGAVNGLLQDWCATEDRAPLADVVDELARISAALTG
- a CDS encoding esterase/lipase family protein, giving the protein MSSKHFRRWSPAILAAIALTAFAAPAVAAPAYPVTSNLFAGIAQSLKDPSAPPPGVNVPSCEPSAAHPRPVVLITGTFGNMTDDWAGLGPTLANAGYCVYSTPIGGDPKSVLQTIGRVPDSARQISSFVDRVRSETGAAQVDLIGHSQGGLIGEYYLKLLGGASKVHSFVGLSPTTHGTSLVGLAYLAKAFPGGEALVGAVCPACADQIVGSPVVRAVGDGPIAQSDVDYTVIETRNEFVVTPAGTAAFINEPGVHNLWVQDTCPADLADHAGLSYSKTVYGLVGNALDPAHAAPVHC